The Gavia stellata isolate bGavSte3 unplaced genomic scaffold, bGavSte3.hap2 HAP2_SCAFFOLD_124, whole genome shotgun sequence genome includes a window with the following:
- the CAPN1 gene encoding calpain-1 catalytic subunit, translating to MAEEPIVPVYCTGVSAQVQRQRAKALGLGRHENAVRYLGQDYGQLVEECRRSGTLFRDQTFPPAPASLGFRELGPGTAKTHGVQWKRPTELCPRPQFIVDGATRTDICQGALGDCWLLAAIASLTLNETLLHRVVPHGQSFQHGYTGVFHFQIWQFGEWLDVVVDDYLPTKDGKLLFVHSAEGTEFWSALLEKAYAKVNGCYEALSGGSTSEGFEDFTGGVTEWYDLRKPPGDLYQIILKALERGSLLGCSIDITSAFDMEAVTFKKLVKGHAYSVTGAKQINYRGQSLGLIRMRNPWGEVEWTGPWSDSSSEWNAVEPALRQQLMVKMEDGEFWMSFRDFLREFTRLEICNLTPDALQSRKFRKWNTRLYDGTWRRGSTAGGCRNYPATFWINPQFKIQLEEVDDDGDEGGRREPGCSFLLALMQKHRRRERRYGKDMETIGFAVYEVPPEHVGRSGVHLKRDFFLANASRARSEQFINLREVSTRFRLPPGEYIVVPSTFEPNKEGDFVLRVFSEKKAGTEEMDDKIQATLPDEKVLSESQIDDNFKQLFKQLAGADMEISVTELQTILNRIIGKHKDLRTKGFSMESCRSMINLMDKDGNGKLGLVEFNVLWNRIRNYLAIFRKFDLDKSGSMSAYEMRMALEAAGYKLNKKLHELIITRYAEPDLAIDFDNFVCCLVRLETMFRFFQAMDVDQDGVVTFDLLQWLQLTMFA from the exons ATGGCGGAGGAGCCCATCGTGCCGGTGTACTGCACCGGCGTTTCGGCGCAGGTGCAACGGCAGCGGGCGAAGGCGTTGGGGTTGGGTCGGCACGAGAACGCGGTGCGGTACCTGGGGCAGGACTACGGGCAATTGGTGGAGGAATGCCGGCGTTCCGGCACCCTCTTCCGCGACCAAACCTTCCCGCCGGCTCCCGCTTCCCTCGGCTTCCGCGAGCTCGGCCCCGGCACCGCCAAAACCCACGGCGTCCAATGGAAGAGGCCGACG GAGCTGTGTCCGCGCCCGCAGTTCATCGTGGACGGGGCCACGCGCACCGACATCTGCCAGGGAGCGCTGG GTGACTGCTGGCTGCTGGCGGCCATCGCCTCCCTCACGCTCAACGAGACCCTCCTTCACCGCGTGGTGCCGCACGGGCAGAGCTTCCAGCACGGCTACACCGGCGTCTTCCACTTCCAG ATTTGGCAGTTCGGCGAGTGGCTGGACGTGGTGGTGGACGACTACCTGCCCACCAAAGACGGCAAGCTGCTCTTCGTGCACTCCGCCGAGGGCACCGAGTTCTGGAGCGCCTTGCTGGAGAAAGCCTACGCTAA GGTGAACGGCTGCTACGAGGCGCTGTCGGGCGGCAGCACCTCGGAGGGTTTCGAGGACTTCACCGGCGGTGTGACGGAGTGGTATGACTTGCGCAAGCCCCCGGGGGATCTCTACCAGATCATCCTCAAGGCGCTGGAGCGCGGCTCCCTGCTCGGCTGCTCCATCGAC ATAACGAGCGCCTTTGACATGGAGGCGGTGACGTTCAAGAAGCTGGTGAAGGGACACGCGTACTCGGTGACGGGGGCCAAGCAG ATCAACTACCGCGGGCAATCCCTGGGCCTGATCCGTATGCGCaatccctggggagaagtggagTGGACGGGACCCTGGAGCGACAG CTCGTCCGAGTGGAACGCGGTGGAGCCGGCACTGAGGCAGCAGCTGATGGTGAAAATGGAGGACGGTGAATTTTG GATGTCCTTCCGGGATTTCCTCCGGGAATTCACCCGCCTGGAGATCTGTAACCTCACCCCGGATGCTCTCCAATCCCGCAAATTCCGCAAGTGGAACACGCGGCTCTACGACGGGACGTGGCGGCGCGGCAGCACGGCCGGCGGTTGTAGGAACTACCCCG CCACTTTCTGGATAAACCCGCAGTTTAAGATccagctggaggaggtggaCGACGACGGGGACGAGGGCGGCAGGCGCGAGCCCGGCTGCAGCTTCCTGCTGGCGCTGATGCAGAAGCACCGGCGCCGCGAGCGCCGCTATGGCAAGGACATGGAGACCATCGGATTTGCTGTCTACGAG GTTCCTCCCGAG CACGTGGGGAGATCGGGCGTCCACCTGAAGCGGGATTTCTTCCTGGCCAACGCCTCGCGCGCCCGCTCGGAGCAGTTCATCAACCTGCGGGAGGTGAGCACCCGGTTCCGGCTGCCGCCGGGGGAGTACATCGTGGTGCCCTCCACCTTCGAACCCAACAAGGAAGGAGACTTCGTTCTCCGCGTCTTCTCCGAGAAGAAAGCCGGCACCGA GGAAATGGATGACAAGATCCAGGCGACGCTCCCGGATGAG AAAGTGCTCTCCGAAAGCCAGATCGACGACAACTTCAAGCAGCTCTTCAAGCAGCTGGCGGGGGCG GACATGGAGATCAGCGTCACGGAGCTTCAGACCATCCTCAACCGCATCATCGGCAAAC ATAAAGATCTCCGGACCAAAGGCTTCAGCATGGAGTCCTGCCGCAGCATGATCAACCTCATGGAT AAAGACGGCAACGGGAAGCTGGGGCTGGTGGAGTTCAACGTGTTGTGGAACAGAATCCGCAACTACCTG GCCATCTTCCGCAAGTTCGACCTGGACAAGTCGGGGAGCATGAGCGCCTACGAGATGCGGATGGCGCTGGAAGCGGCAG GCTATAAATTGAACAAAAAGCTGCACGAGCTGATCATCACCCGCTACGCGGAGCCCGACCTGGCCATCGACTTCGACAACTTCGTCTGCTGCCTCGTGCGCCTGGAGACCATGTTCC